A region from the Bacteroidota bacterium genome encodes:
- the eno gene encoding phosphopyruvate hydratase: MGQIAKVQARQLLDSRGNPTVEVDVLTESGILGRAIVPSGASTGVHEAVELRDGDKSRFLGKGVLKAVENVNKVLNDELTGMYVTDQVEIDKKMIEIDGSENKGNLGANAILGVSLACAKAGAQLTGQELFRYIGGVNANVLPVPMMNILNGGKHADNKIDVQEFMIMPVGADSFSEALRMGVETFHSLKSVLKAKGQSTNVGDEGGFAPNFQSNEEGIEAVIEAISKAGFKPGKDIFIGLDAASSEFYNAEKGIYQFESTGKTYTSAQMVDFWKEWTSKYPLISIEDGLSEDDWDGWKELTKTIGDKVQLVGDDLFVTNVKRLEEGIAKKCGNSILIKVNQIGTLTETINAVQMAMNNGMTAIISHRSGETEDTTIADLAVALNTGLIKTGSASRSDRMAKYNQLLRIEESLGSTARFEGKNYKYAKR; the protein is encoded by the coding sequence ATGGGACAGATTGCTAAAGTTCAAGCCAGACAACTGCTCGATTCTAGAGGGAATCCTACTGTTGAAGTGGATGTTTTAACCGAAAGTGGCATTCTTGGTAGGGCTATTGTACCGTCAGGTGCTTCGACCGGTGTACATGAGGCCGTTGAATTGAGGGATGGAGATAAAAGCCGTTTCCTTGGAAAAGGTGTTCTTAAGGCTGTTGAAAATGTCAACAAAGTTTTAAACGACGAGTTGACCGGTATGTACGTTACTGATCAGGTTGAGATCGATAAGAAAATGATCGAAATTGATGGTTCAGAAAATAAAGGCAATTTAGGTGCTAATGCTATTTTGGGCGTTTCTTTGGCTTGCGCTAAAGCCGGTGCTCAACTTACGGGTCAGGAACTGTTCCGCTATATCGGCGGTGTAAACGCTAATGTTCTTCCCGTTCCTATGATGAACATTTTGAATGGTGGCAAACATGCAGATAATAAAATCGACGTGCAGGAATTCATGATCATGCCTGTTGGCGCTGATTCTTTCAGCGAAGCTCTCCGCATGGGTGTTGAAACTTTCCATAGCCTGAAATCTGTTTTGAAAGCTAAAGGTCAAAGCACCAACGTTGGTGACGAAGGTGGTTTCGCTCCTAACTTCCAGTCAAATGAAGAAGGTATCGAAGCTGTTATCGAAGCTATTTCTAAGGCAGGATTTAAACCTGGTAAAGATATTTTCATCGGTTTGGATGCTGCTTCTTCAGAATTCTATAACGCTGAAAAAGGTATTTATCAGTTTGAATCCACCGGTAAGACCTATACTTCAGCTCAAATGGTTGATTTCTGGAAAGAATGGACCAGCAAATATCCTCTGATTTCTATTGAAGATGGTTTATCAGAAGATGACTGGGACGGCTGGAAAGAACTTACAAAAACTATTGGTGACAAAGTTCAGCTTGTGGGTGATGACTTATTCGTAACCAATGTAAAACGTCTTGAAGAAGGTATTGCCAAGAAATGCGGTAATTCTATCCTGATTAAGGTTAATCAGATTGGTACCCTCACCGAAACCATCAATGCTGTTCAGATGGCTATGAATAATGGCATGACAGCTATTATTTCCCATCGTTCCGGTGAAACTGAAGATACTACCATCGCTGATTTGGCTGTTGCTTTAAATACAGGCCTGATCAAAACTGGTTCTGCTTCACGTTCCGATCGTATGGCTAAATACAACCAACTTCTCCGTATTGAAGAATCATTGGGCAGCACTGCCCGTTTTGAAGGTAAAAATTATAAATACGCTAAGAGATAA
- the rplQ gene encoding 50S ribosomal protein L17: protein MRHNKSFNHLSRTSSHRRAMLSNMATSLILHKRITTTTAKAKALRMYVEPIMTRSKEDSTHSRRMVFNQLRSKEAVSELFRNVAGKIANRPGGYTRILKLGTRPGDAADVCMIELVDYNENMLASKPAAAAEKAPRTRRSSKKKTDEAKAADVVEDATIVESEETQVPPTDQATDSTEEKK from the coding sequence ATGAGACATAATAAAAGTTTTAATCATTTAAGCAGGACTAGTTCTCACCGTAGAGCAATGCTTTCCAATATGGCTACTTCCTTAATTTTGCATAAACGTATTACTACAACAACTGCAAAAGCTAAGGCTTTAAGAATGTATGTAGAACCCATCATGACCCGCTCAAAGGAAGATTCTACTCATTCCAGAAGAATGGTTTTCAACCAGCTAAGGAGCAAGGAAGCTGTTTCTGAACTTTTCAGAAATGTGGCTGGTAAAATTGCCAACAGGCCCGGTGGTTATACCCGTATTTTGAAATTAGGTACCCGTCCTGGTGATGCTGCCGATGTATGCATGATTGAATTGGTGGATTACAACGAAAACATGTTGGCTTCCAAACCTGCTGCAGCTGCTGAAAAAGCACCTAGAACCCGTCGTAGTTCTAAGAAAAAGACTGATGAAGCTAAAGCTGCTGATGTAGTTGAAGATGCTACCATAGTTGAAAGTGAAGAAACTCAAGTTCCTCCTACTGATCAGGCTACTGATTCTACTGAAGAGAAAAAATAG
- a CDS encoding DNA-directed RNA polymerase subunit alpha, translating to MAILAFQKPEKVLMLESNDTFGKFEFRPLEQGYGITVGNALRRILLSSLEGYAITTIKIEGVDHEFSTIHGVIEDVTEIILNLKQIRFKKQVDDINEEKVVANITGQDEFKAGDLNKFLNGFKVLNPDLVICHMEPDVKLNAEFTINKGRGYVPADENRPENLEVNVIPIDSIFTPIKNVKYSIENYRVEQKTDYEKLIMEVTTDGSIHPKDALKEAAKILIYHFMLFSDEKITLDSGEKFANEEFDEEVLHMRQLLKTKLVDLDLSVRALNCLKAAEVETLGDLVKFNKNDLLKFRNFGKKSLTELDQLLDTMNLNFGMDISKYKLDKD from the coding sequence ATGGCAATATTAGCGTTTCAAAAACCCGAAAAGGTTTTAATGCTCGAATCAAATGACACCTTCGGTAAATTTGAATTCAGGCCATTAGAACAAGGTTATGGAATAACAGTGGGCAACGCACTTAGGAGAATACTGTTATCCTCTTTAGAGGGCTATGCAATTACCACCATAAAGATTGAAGGTGTTGATCACGAGTTTTCCACAATTCATGGCGTTATTGAAGACGTTACTGAAATTATTCTTAATTTAAAACAAATTCGTTTTAAGAAACAGGTTGATGACATCAACGAAGAAAAAGTAGTTGCAAACATCACTGGTCAAGATGAATTTAAAGCTGGAGATCTGAATAAATTTCTTAACGGTTTTAAAGTGTTGAATCCTGATTTGGTTATTTGTCACATGGAACCAGATGTGAAATTAAATGCAGAATTCACCATTAACAAAGGAAGAGGTTATGTTCCTGCCGATGAAAACAGACCGGAGAATTTAGAAGTTAATGTTATTCCCATAGATTCGATTTTTACTCCTATTAAAAATGTAAAATATTCAATTGAAAATTATCGTGTCGAACAAAAGACCGATTATGAAAAATTGATTATGGAAGTAACTACTGACGGATCTATTCATCCTAAAGATGCATTGAAAGAAGCTGCGAAAATTCTGATTTATCATTTCATGCTTTTCTCGGATGAAAAAATAACTCTCGATTCAGGTGAAAAATTTGCAAATGAAGAGTTCGACGAAGAAGTCTTGCACATGAGGCAATTGCTCAAGACCAAATTGGTTGATCTGGATCTTTCTGTCAGAGCCCTGAATTGCTTAAAAGCTGCCGAAGTTGAAACCTTAGGCGATTTGGTCAAGTTTAATAAAAATGATTTGTTGAAATTCAGAAACTTTGGGAAAAAGTCTCTTACTGAACTCGACCAGTTACTCGATACCATGAATCTCAACTTTGGAATGGATATTAGTAAGTATAAATTAGACAAGGATTAA
- the rpsD gene encoding 30S ribosomal protein S4: MARYIGPTTRIARKFGEPIYGPDKAYEKKSFPPGQHGENAKRKKLSEYGTQLKEKQKVKYTYGLLERQFSNLFKKANRAKGITGEILIQLLESRLDNVVFRLGIAPSRNAARQLISHKHITVNGDIVNIPSYSLKAGEIIGIRERSKSLEVITNSLATKAPNCSWLEWDKNTMSGKFLNIPPREEVPENIHEQLIVELYSK; encoded by the coding sequence ATGGCTAGATATATAGGACCTACAACAAGAATAGCCCGCAAGTTCGGTGAACCCATTTATGGGCCTGACAAAGCTTATGAGAAAAAAAGTTTTCCTCCCGGACAACATGGTGAAAATGCAAAGAGAAAAAAGTTATCCGAATATGGAACTCAGCTCAAAGAAAAACAAAAGGTAAAATATACTTATGGCCTTTTGGAAAGACAATTCTCCAATCTCTTTAAGAAAGCTAACCGTGCCAAAGGTATTACCGGTGAAATTTTGATTCAGCTTCTTGAATCCCGTTTGGATAATGTCGTTTTCAGATTGGGTATTGCTCCCTCCCGTAATGCTGCCAGACAATTGATTTCCCATAAACATATTACCGTTAATGGTGATATTGTAAATATCCCTTCATACAGTCTTAAAGCTGGTGAAATTATTGGTATCAGGGAAAGAAGTAAGTCTCTTGAAGTAATTACCAATTCATTGGCAACTAAAGCTCCCAATTGTTCATGGTTGGAATGGGATAAAAATACCATGTCTGGTAAATTCTTGAACATTCCTCCTAGAGAAGAAGTTCCTGAGAATATCCACGAGCAGTTAATAGTTGAATTGTATTCTAAATAA
- the rpsK gene encoding 30S ribosomal protein S11 — protein MAKKTGTSKKRVVKVEAVGQAHIHASFNNIIISLTNNSGQVISWASAGKMGFRGSKKNTPYAAQQAANYCSKIAYDLGLRKVKAFVKGPGSGRESAIRTIHTAGIEVSEIVDVTPLPHNGCRPANKRRV, from the coding sequence ATGGCAAAAAAGACCGGAACTTCGAAGAAAAGGGTTGTAAAAGTCGAAGCAGTAGGACAAGCACATATTCATGCTTCTTTCAACAATATTATTATTTCATTGACCAATAACAGTGGTCAGGTTATTTCTTGGGCTTCTGCCGGTAAAATGGGTTTCAGAGGTTCAAAGAAAAATACTCCTTATGCTGCTCAACAGGCTGCAAACTATTGCTCAAAAATTGCCTATGATTTGGGTTTACGTAAGGTTAAAGCTTTCGTAAAAGGACCTGGATCAGGCCGCGAATCTGCTATTCGAACCATTCATACTGCAGGAATTGAAGTAAGCGAAATTGTTGATGTTACTCCATTGCCGCATAACGGTTGCAGACCTGCTAACAAAAGAAGAGTTTAA
- the rpsM gene encoding 30S ribosomal protein S13 has product MARIVGVDLPKNKRGEVGLTYIYGVGRSSARKILDKAEIDYDLKVKDWTDDQIYKIRTILNEEFKVEGELRSSVQLNVKRLMDIGCYRGIRHRLGLPVRGQRTKNNARTRKGKKKTIANKKKATK; this is encoded by the coding sequence ATGGCACGAATAGTAGGTGTAGATTTACCTAAAAATAAAAGGGGAGAAGTTGGTTTGACCTATATTTACGGAGTTGGACGTAGTTCTGCTCGAAAGATATTGGATAAAGCTGAAATAGATTACGATCTTAAAGTAAAAGATTGGACTGATGATCAGATTTACAAAATACGTACTATCCTGAACGAAGAATTTAAAGTGGAAGGTGAATTACGTTCTTCAGTACAACTTAACGTAAAACGTTTAATGGATATTGGTTGTTACCGCGGTATCCGTCATCGTCTGGGTTTGCCTGTGAGAGGTCAACGGACCAAAAATAATGCCCGTACCAGAAAAGGGAAAAAGAAAACTATTGCAAATAAAAAGAAAGCAACTAAATAA
- the rpmJ gene encoding 50S ribosomal protein L36, protein MKVKVSIKKRSADCKIVRRKGRLYVINKKNPKYKMRQG, encoded by the coding sequence ATGAAAGTAAAAGTTTCTATAAAAAAGCGCAGTGCAGACTGTAAAATAGTCAGACGTAAGGGTCGCTTATACGTGATCAACAAAAAAAATCCTAAGTATAAGATGCGTCAAGGATAA
- the infA gene encoding translation initiation factor IF-1: MAKQASINQDGTIIEALSNAMFRVELENGLIITAHISGKMRMHYIKILPGDKVKVEMSPYDLTKGRISFRYK; this comes from the coding sequence ATGGCCAAACAAGCTTCGATTAACCAAGATGGTACAATTATAGAAGCATTGTCGAATGCAATGTTTAGAGTAGAGTTGGAGAATGGGTTGATTATAACTGCACATATTTCGGGGAAAATGAGGATGCATTACATAAAGATTTTACCGGGCGATAAGGTAAAAGTGGAAATGTCTCCTTATGATTTAACTAAAGGAAGAATAAGTTTCAGGTATAAATAA
- the map gene encoding type I methionyl aminopeptidase, whose amino-acid sequence MLILKNEEEIELLRENNLLVSKTLGELAKHIQPGITTLELDKIAEEFIRDHGAVPGFLGYDGFPNSICASVNSEVVHGFPSSYVLKDGDIISIDCGTLYKGFYGDSAYTFPVGNVKQDVLDLLQHTKEALELGVKNAIDGKRIGDIGYAIQSYVENFGYSVVREMVGHGLGRDMHEEPEVPNYGRRGSGIKLRENMVICIEPMINLGTKYIEQDSNGWTIKTRDNKPSAHFEYAVAVKKNEPDVLTTFKYIDEVLSKNN is encoded by the coding sequence ATGCTTATTTTAAAAAATGAAGAGGAAATAGAGCTCCTTAGAGAAAATAATTTACTTGTCTCTAAGACCTTAGGTGAATTAGCTAAGCATATTCAACCGGGTATTACTACCCTTGAGCTGGATAAAATTGCTGAAGAATTTATAAGGGACCATGGGGCTGTGCCCGGATTTCTTGGTTATGATGGCTTCCCTAATTCTATATGTGCTTCAGTCAATAGTGAAGTGGTTCACGGATTTCCTTCCTCCTATGTATTGAAAGATGGAGATATTATTTCAATAGATTGTGGGACTTTATATAAAGGGTTTTATGGGGATAGCGCTTATACCTTCCCTGTAGGCAACGTAAAACAAGACGTTCTGGATCTTCTTCAACATACCAAAGAAGCCCTTGAATTGGGAGTAAAGAATGCAATTGACGGGAAGAGGATTGGCGATATAGGATATGCTATCCAAAGTTATGTGGAGAATTTCGGATATTCAGTAGTTAGGGAGATGGTTGGACATGGACTTGGACGTGATATGCATGAGGAACCTGAAGTTCCCAATTATGGCCGCCGTGGTTCGGGTATTAAACTTAGGGAAAATATGGTGATTTGTATTGAACCTATGATAAATCTGGGTACGAAATATATTGAACAAGACAGTAACGGTTGGACAATTAAAACAAGAGATAACAAACCCTCAGCACATTTTGAATATGCCGTTGCGGTGAAGAAAAATGAACCCGATGTTTTAACAACTTTCAAATATATTGACGAAGTTTTAAGTAAAAATAATTAA
- the secY gene encoding preprotein translocase subunit SecY has protein sequence MKTLINTLKNIYKIEDLRKRIIYTLGLLLIYRLGSFIPLPGIDPTQLAALKHQTAGGVMGLLDMFSGGAFSNASVFALGIMPYISASIVIQLLGIAVPYFQRLQREGESGRRKINQITRYLTVGILLLQAPGYLVNLHAQIPAEAFLMSGSFFTFSSVLILTTGTMFVMWLGERITDKGVGNGISLIIMIGIIARLPFALSAEFASRLEQSGGGLVAFLMELLTLFLVFVVTILLVQGTRKIPVQYAKRIVGNKQYGGVRQYIPLKVNAAGVMPIIFAQALMFIPITLSGFASADKMSGFMAAFSNYTGFWYNFVFALLIIVFTYFYTAITINPTQMAEDMKKNGGFIPGVKPGRKTVEFLDTVMSRITLPGSIFLAVIAILPAFAMIVGVNNQFAHFYGGTSLLILVGVVLDTLQQIESHLLMRHYDGLMKSGRIKGRTGSAA, from the coding sequence ATGAAAACCCTGATCAATACTTTAAAAAACATCTACAAAATTGAAGATCTCCGCAAGAGAATAATTTATACTTTAGGTTTGCTCCTGATTTATAGATTAGGCTCTTTTATACCTTTACCTGGTATTGATCCTACACAACTGGCTGCATTGAAACATCAGACTGCTGGTGGTGTTATGGGTCTGTTAGATATGTTTTCAGGGGGTGCATTTTCTAATGCGTCTGTTTTCGCTCTGGGTATTATGCCTTATATCTCTGCTTCCATTGTTATTCAGTTACTGGGTATTGCCGTTCCTTATTTCCAAAGACTTCAAAGAGAAGGTGAAAGCGGTAGAAGAAAAATCAATCAGATTACCCGGTATCTGACTGTTGGCATTTTGTTGCTCCAGGCTCCTGGGTATTTGGTTAATCTGCACGCACAGATACCAGCTGAAGCATTTTTGATGAGTGGATCTTTCTTTACCTTTTCTTCTGTTTTGATTTTAACAACCGGCACAATGTTTGTCATGTGGTTGGGCGAAAGAATTACGGATAAAGGGGTAGGAAACGGTATCTCATTAATCATTATGATTGGTATTATTGCCCGTTTACCTTTTGCTCTTTCTGCTGAATTTGCTTCCAGACTTGAACAATCCGGTGGCGGACTGGTCGCATTCCTGATGGAATTGTTGACTCTCTTTCTCGTTTTTGTGGTTACCATTTTATTGGTCCAGGGAACAAGAAAGATACCTGTTCAGTATGCTAAAAGGATAGTAGGGAATAAACAATATGGGGGTGTAAGGCAGTATATACCTTTAAAGGTAAACGCTGCAGGTGTTATGCCTATCATCTTTGCACAGGCATTGATGTTCATTCCTATTACACTTTCCGGATTTGCAAGCGCCGACAAGATGTCTGGATTTATGGCTGCTTTTTCAAATTATACAGGATTTTGGTATAATTTTGTTTTCGCTTTGTTGATTATTGTTTTTACATATTTTTATACTGCTATTACAATCAATCCTACTCAAATGGCCGAAGATATGAAGAAAAACGGAGGTTTTATCCCTGGTGTTAAACCGGGAAGAAAAACAGTCGAATTCCTTGATACGGTCATGTCCAGAATTACTTTGCCCGGATCCATTTTCCTGGCTGTTATTGCTATATTGCCTGCTTTTGCAATGATTGTTGGTGTAAATAACCAGTTTGCCCACTTCTATGGAGGTACTTCATTGCTTATCCTTGTAGGTGTTGTTCTGGATACCTTACAACAGATTGAAAGTCATTTGCTGATGCGTCATTATGATGGATTGATGAAATCTGGCAGAATTAAAGGCAGAACAGGTTCTGCTGCTTAA
- the rplO gene encoding 50S ribosomal protein L15: protein MDLSNLKPAAGSTHKDKRIGRGAGSGKGGTSTKGNKGHQARSGYAKKVGFEGGQMPIQRRLPKFGFTNFNRVEYKGINLSAIQALAEKKNITSIDMDTLVDAGFASRKDLVKILGGGKLTLKLEVKAHAFSKSAAKAIEDNQGTVVKITK, encoded by the coding sequence ATGGATTTAAGTAATTTGAAACCTGCTGCCGGTTCTACGCACAAAGATAAAAGGATTGGAAGAGGTGCTGGATCTGGTAAGGGTGGAACATCAACGAAAGGTAATAAAGGACATCAGGCTCGTTCCGGCTATGCCAAGAAAGTTGGGTTTGAAGGTGGACAGATGCCTATTCAACGTCGTTTGCCTAAATTTGGCTTTACTAATTTTAACCGCGTCGAATATAAAGGTATTAATTTGAGTGCTATTCAGGCTTTGGCTGAAAAGAAAAATATTACTAGCATTGATATGGATACCTTGGTTGATGCAGGTTTTGCCTCCAGAAAAGATTTAGTTAAGATATTGGGCGGTGGAAAACTTACCTTAAAGCTTGAAGTTAAAGCTCATGCTTTTTCAAAATCCGCTGCTAAAGCTATTGAAGATAATCAAGGAACTGTCGTAAAAATAACGAAATAA
- the rpmD gene encoding 50S ribosomal protein L30 — translation MATIRIVQKISICHATKRQKNTIQALGLGKVNSSVETEGTPQILGMVNKVKHLVCIE, via the coding sequence ATGGCTACTATTCGCATTGTACAGAAAATAAGTATTTGCCATGCCACAAAGCGGCAAAAGAATACCATTCAGGCACTGGGTTTGGGAAAAGTAAACAGCAGTGTTGAAACTGAGGGAACTCCTCAGATCCTGGGAATGGTCAATAAAGTAAAACATTTAGTTTGTATCGAATAA
- the rpsE gene encoding 30S ribosomal protein S5 gives MSTIIRKVKTSDLDLKDRLVSIQRVTKVTKGGRTFSFSAIVVVGNEAGIVGYGLGKASEVTTAIAKGIEDAKKSLIKVPIIKNTIPHEQEAKFGGAKVLLRPASHGTGVKAGGAMRAVLESVGVKDVLAKSKGSSNPHNLVKATFEALMLMRDANTVAQHRGVSLAKVFKG, from the coding sequence ATGTCAACAATTATAAGAAAAGTAAAAACCAGTGATCTGGATTTAAAAGACAGACTGGTTAGTATCCAAAGGGTCACAAAAGTAACCAAAGGTGGACGTACTTTTAGTTTTTCTGCAATTGTAGTTGTAGGGAATGAAGCTGGTATAGTTGGCTATGGTTTAGGTAAAGCGAGTGAAGTAACCACTGCAATTGCCAAAGGAATTGAGGATGCAAAGAAAAGCCTGATTAAGGTTCCTATTATAAAAAATACCATTCCTCATGAACAGGAAGCTAAATTTGGCGGTGCTAAAGTATTGTTAAGACCTGCTTCTCACGGTACCGGCGTTAAGGCCGGTGGTGCTATGCGTGCTGTTCTCGAAAGTGTGGGCGTAAAGGATGTGTTGGCTAAATCTAAGGGTTCTTCAAATCCTCATAACTTGGTTAAAGCTACTTTTGAAGCTTTGATGCTTATGCGCGATGCAAACACTGTTGCTCAACACAGAGGGGTTAGTCTTGCTAAAGTTTTTAAAGGATAA
- the rplR gene encoding 50S ribosomal protein L18: MALSKQKRRFRIRKRIRKVISGTSQKPRMSVFRSNKHIYVQLIDDVDSKTLAAASSKVKEISEKKDISKIEQAQLVGKLIAERSIQAGFSTVAFDRGGYLYHGRVKALADAAREGGLKF; the protein is encoded by the coding sequence ATGGCTTTATCTAAGCAAAAAAGAAGATTTAGAATCAGAAAAAGAATACGGAAGGTTATTAGTGGCACAAGCCAGAAACCCCGTATGTCTGTTTTTAGAAGTAATAAACATATTTATGTCCAACTGATTGATGACGTTGATAGTAAAACTTTGGCTGCTGCCTCATCAAAAGTTAAGGAAATCTCAGAGAAAAAAGATATTAGCAAAATTGAACAGGCTCAGTTAGTTGGGAAACTAATTGCAGAACGTTCAATTCAAGCAGGTTTTTCTACAGTTGCCTTCGATAGAGGTGGCTATTTGTATCATGGAAGAGTGAAAGCTTTAGCTGACGCTGCCAGAGAAGGTGGTTTAAAATTTTAA
- the rplF gene encoding 50S ribosomal protein L6, with protein MSRIGKLPIDLPADVKVTIDKDNQVTVKGPLGEMKQAVDHDITVSVEENQITLSRPSDQKRHKSLHGLYRALIHNMVVGVSKGYTVEQELVGVGFRADAKGQVLELNLGYSHDIYFVLPAEISVATKTEKGKNPVITLKSYDKQLIGHVAAKIRSLRKPEPYKGKGIKFVGEQIRRKAGKAASV; from the coding sequence ATGTCTAGAATAGGAAAATTACCCATTGATTTACCTGCCGATGTTAAAGTCACCATCGACAAAGATAATCAGGTTACAGTTAAAGGCCCGCTGGGTGAAATGAAACAGGCTGTAGACCATGACATAACAGTGTCTGTGGAAGAAAATCAGATCACTTTAAGTCGCCCCAGCGATCAAAAAAGGCATAAATCATTACATGGCTTGTACAGAGCTCTTATCCACAACATGGTCGTTGGTGTATCCAAAGGTTATACTGTTGAACAGGAGTTGGTTGGCGTTGGTTTTCGTGCTGATGCAAAAGGACAGGTACTGGAATTGAATTTAGGCTATTCTCATGATATATATTTTGTTTTACCCGCCGAAATTTCTGTAGCTACAAAAACAGAAAAAGGTAAAAACCCGGTTATTACTTTGAAAAGCTACGACAAACAATTGATTGGTCATGTAGCTGCAAAAATCAGGTCTTTACGTAAACCTGAACCTTATAAAGGAAAAGGTATTAAGTTTGTTGGTGAACAAATACGGAGAAAAGCAGGAAAAGCTGCTAGCGTTTAA
- the rpsH gene encoding 30S ribosomal protein S8: MTDPIADYLTRIRNGVLARHKIVDIPASNIKKDMTKILYEKGYILNYKFEDDGQQGNIKIALKYNPENRQPAIQALRRVSRPGLRKYVNKEKLPRVLNGLGIAILSTSIGVITDKEAREKSVGGEVLCYVY, encoded by the coding sequence ATGACAGATCCTATCGCAGATTATCTTACGCGCATTAGAAATGGAGTTTTAGCTCGTCATAAGATTGTCGATATACCTGCTTCTAATATAAAAAAGGATATGACCAAGATATTATACGAAAAGGGTTATATTCTTAATTATAAATTTGAAGATGATGGTCAACAGGGTAATATTAAGATCGCTTTGAAATATAATCCTGAGAACAGGCAACCTGCAATTCAAGCCTTACGAAGAGTAAGCAGACCGGGTTTAAGAAAATATGTGAATAAAGAAAAACTCCCAAGAGTTTTGAATGGTTTGGGAATTGCTATATTATCTACCTCTATCGGTGTGATTACCGATAAAGAAGCCCGTGAAAAAAGTGTAGGTGGTGAAGTTTTGTGCTATGTTTATTAA
- the rpsN gene encoding 30S ribosomal protein S14, producing MAKESMKAREVKRSKMVEQYAAKRAKLKAEGDYVALSRLPKNSSKVRLHNRCKITGRPKGYMRQFGISRIIFREMASCGLIPGVKKASW from the coding sequence ATGGCTAAGGAGTCTATGAAAGCTCGCGAAGTAAAGCGCAGTAAAATGGTTGAACAATATGCCGCTAAGAGAGCTAAATTAAAAGCCGAAGGGGATTATGTCGCCTTGAGTAGGTTGCCTAAAAATTCCTCTAAAGTACGGTTACACAACCGTTGCAAAATAACGGGACGTCCTAAAGGATATATGCGCCAGTTCGGCATAAGCAGAATTATATTCAGAGAAATGGCTTCTTGTGGATTGATTCCAGGAGTTAAAAAAGCCAGTTGGTAA
- the rplE gene encoding 50S ribosomal protein L5 translates to MDYTPTLEKKYKEEIVPKLKKEFNYSSVMQVPVLEKIVINQGVGDAVGDKKLIDLAVEELSNITGQKAVSTVSKKDISNFKLRANVPIGVKVTLRRDRMYEFLERLICFALPRIRDFNGISTKLDGRGNYTLGLAEQIIFPEIDIDKVTKLMGMEVTFVTSANTDEEAFSLLKEFGIPFKNLKKK, encoded by the coding sequence ATGGACTATACACCTACTTTAGAGAAAAAGTATAAAGAAGAGATTGTTCCTAAGCTGAAAAAGGAGTTTAATTATTCTTCAGTTATGCAGGTTCCTGTATTAGAGAAAATTGTTATTAATCAGGGAGTTGGTGATGCTGTGGGCGATAAGAAATTAATTGATCTGGCCGTTGAAGAACTTTCAAACATAACCGGACAAAAGGCGGTTTCCACTGTATCTAAAAAAGATATTTCTAACTTTAAGCTGAGGGCTAATGTGCCCATTGGGGTTAAAGTTACTTTAAGAAGAGATAGAATGTACGAATTTTTGGAAAGGTTGATATGTTTTGCCTTGCCCAGAATTCGTGATTTCAATGGTATTAGCACCAAACTTGACGGAAGAGGTAATTATACCCTGGGTTTGGCTGAACAGATTATTTTCCCGGAAATTGATATTGATAAGGTGACCAAATTAATGGGTATGGAAGTGACTTTTGTTACTTCAGCCAATACTGATGAAGAAGCTTTCTCATTATTAAAAGAATTCGGTATTCCATTTAAAAATTTAAAAAAGAAGTAA